GCTGCTGAACCAGTCAGAACGATACCGCCTGCAGATTTGCTTTCTTGCTCTGCGCGTTTAAGGATTACGCGGTCGTGTAAAGGACGAATTGCCATTTTCAAGTCTCCTGAAAATTTCACTATTCAAGTTAATGATTGTCGACACACAATTATTTGTATGTCGTATGCTTGGGTTGCTCGTTGCCGAGCAGTTAAAATCGTGTCTGCGAGGATAAATGGGGGAGTAGCCATGCAAGTTCAAGGGTTTTTGAGCAAAAAAATGTAAAAAAATTGATTTTAATGCTCAAAGCTTGCACTTAAGGCCAAAAGTACACATTACTTAAGGCGTTTGTCTGGGTCATTTTGGGTTTTGTCTGAAAATTCACCTTCAAACACATCGCCATTATCTGAGCTGCCCGGTTGACCAGACTGTTGCTGATTAAATGGGTTTTCAAACGGGTTATACTGGGCACCGCCAGCTTGTTGATTAAAGCCGCCCGCTTGAGTCACTACCCGCAGTTTCATATGTTTACTTAGCTGCGAAGCAATAAGGTGGCGAGAACCTGGCAAGGCAAACATAAAGCCAAGAACGTCAGTGATTAGGCCTGGGGTAACCAATAAAATACCTGCAACTACCAGCATTAGGCCTTCTACCATCTCTTTACCTGGCAGTTCGTTGCGCTGCATTTTGGCCTGTGCGGTTTGTAATGTTGCTATACCTTCGCGCTTAACAAAATAAGCACCAATGAATGCGGTTAATATCACTAGCCCAATAGTATTCCAGCCACCAATTATCCCGCCCACCTGAACTAATAGGGCAATCTCTACTATGGGTAATATGGCAAACAATAAAAATAAAAACCGCACAACATTTCCTCTTTCATCTAGTCATAGAATAGTATTGGGGTAAAGACCATAATAACAAGCGAAGGTGCAACGCTTTGGGTTAAGTGGCAAACTCAAGCGACCGACGGTAGCTGTGTTAAACTGGGTTTGTGAAAGAATAGCGTATACATCTCGGTCTTACTTTTTATAGGCCAATAGCTTTAGGATAAAGAAAGTCGTTATATGAAGTACATCACCCGTTTATTTTCTTTTGTCGCATGTTGTCTATTTT
The nucleotide sequence above comes from Alteromonas naphthalenivorans. Encoded proteins:
- a CDS encoding FxsA family protein codes for the protein MRFLFLLFAILPIVEIALLVQVGGIIGGWNTIGLVILTAFIGAYFVKREGIATLQTAQAKMQRNELPGKEMVEGLMLVVAGILLVTPGLITDVLGFMFALPGSRHLIASQLSKHMKLRVVTQAGGFNQQAGGAQYNPFENPFNQQQSGQPGSSDNGDVFEGEFSDKTQNDPDKRLK